Proteins encoded by one window of Xanthomonas sp. DAR 80977:
- a CDS encoding asparaginase domain-containing protein encodes MEELLIVTTGGTIDKIYFDDKSDYQIGDPQIGQILKELGVTFRFTVIPIIRKDSLHITDEDRELIRATVAAQSARHVLITHGTDSMVQTGKVLQSIADKTIVMTGALNPARFRGSDAEFNIGCAVGAVQSLPAGVYIAMNGQIWDPQKVRKNVAANRFEPA; translated from the coding sequence ATGGAAGAACTCCTGATCGTCACCACCGGCGGCACGATCGACAAGATCTACTTCGACGACAAGTCCGACTACCAGATCGGCGATCCGCAGATCGGCCAGATCCTCAAGGAACTGGGCGTGACCTTCCGCTTTACCGTGATCCCGATCATCCGCAAGGACTCGCTGCACATCACCGACGAAGACCGCGAGCTGATCCGCGCCACCGTCGCCGCGCAGTCCGCGCGCCACGTGCTGATCACCCACGGCACCGATTCGATGGTGCAGACCGGCAAGGTCCTGCAGAGCATCGCCGACAAGACCATCGTGATGACCGGCGCGCTGAACCCGGCGCGCTTCCGCGGCTCCGATGCGGAATTCAACATCGGCTGCGCGGTCGGCGCGGTGCAATCGCTGCCGGCCGGTGTCTACATCGCCATGAACGGGCAGATCTGGGACCCGCAGAAGGTGCGCAAGAACGTGGCCGCGAACCGCTTCGAACCCGCCTGA
- the ybaK gene encoding Cys-tRNA(Pro) deacylase: MSKATRATRALDAAGVAYRLHPYDYAAEAGAKGLQAAQALGLPPARVLKSLMAWVDDRAVCVVVPSDRRVQLKKLAAAAAGKSARMMEVAEAERRTGYKVGGISPLGQQRQAPVLVEQAALGPGSVWFNAGQRGLLLEIDAERVLDVLQARACDLCE; the protein is encoded by the coding sequence ATGTCCAAGGCCACCCGCGCGACCCGGGCACTGGATGCGGCCGGCGTCGCCTATCGCCTGCATCCCTACGACTACGCGGCCGAGGCCGGCGCCAAGGGCCTGCAGGCGGCGCAGGCGCTCGGCCTGCCGCCGGCGCGGGTGCTGAAGAGCCTGATGGCCTGGGTCGACGATCGCGCGGTGTGCGTGGTGGTGCCCTCCGATCGCCGCGTGCAGCTGAAGAAGCTGGCCGCGGCCGCGGCCGGCAAATCGGCGCGGATGATGGAGGTGGCCGAGGCCGAACGCCGCACCGGCTACAAGGTCGGCGGCATCAGCCCGCTGGGCCAGCAGCGGCAGGCGCCGGTGCTGGTCGAGCAGGCGGCGCTCGGCCCGGGCAGCGTCTGGTTCAACGCCGGGCAGCGCGGGCTGCTGCTGGAAATCGACGCCGAGCGCGTGCTGGACGTGCTGCAGGCCCGCGCCTGCGACCTGTGCGAATGA
- a CDS encoding PPC domain-containing protein, with translation MDALDVAKTTTPRPGAGFLFGRRLVRRVPLGSLALKAGTSLICQITVPAGTPWLKLALAGAIGNADLYLRGGALPTDTVYGCRSIAAANAESCTLTLPAGTYYVRVKAVTAVTGGGVTASY, from the coding sequence ATGGACGCCCTGGACGTTGCAAAGACGACAACCCCGCGCCCCGGCGCGGGGTTTTTGTTTGGGCGGCGCCTGGTCCGCCGCGTACCGCTCGGCAGCCTGGCGCTCAAGGCGGGGACATCGCTGATCTGCCAGATCACGGTGCCGGCCGGCACGCCCTGGCTGAAGCTGGCCCTGGCCGGCGCTATCGGCAATGCCGACCTGTACCTGCGCGGCGGCGCACTGCCGACCGACACCGTCTATGGCTGCAGGTCGATCGCGGCGGCCAATGCCGAGAGCTGCACCCTCACCCTGCCCGCGGGGACCTACTACGTGCGGGTGAAGGCGGTCACCGCGGTGACCGGGGGCGGCGTGACCGCCAGCTATTGA
- a CDS encoding S8 family peptidase has translation MSEISQRGSRQRPWLVVLGASALTSLLLATPAFAGDVNLSGLSAEPTVQRFIVKTRDAAPVGVASASAATSSSLRATLQSVAAAMPAKNGRALGLTSLRRLAVGPEVIQSNRPLDHAEAETLMRQLAADPNVEYVEVDQRMTIALTPNDPSLSNQWAFGTTTAGINVRPAWDQATGTGVVVAVIDTGITSHPDLNANVLPGYDFISVAADARDGNGRDSNPADEGDWAAANECYSGSPASNSSWHGTHVAGTIAAVTNNSTGVAGTAFNAKILPVRVLGKCGGYTSDIADAITWASGGTVSGVPTNTTPAEVINMSLGGSGTCSTTYQNAINGAVNRGTTVVVAAGNSAANVSGSVPANCANVIAVAATTSSRAKASYSNYGTGIDISAPGSSILSTLNDGTTTPGNASYASYNGTSMATPHVAGVVALMQSVAPTPLTPAQVESTIKSTAASFSCSQGCGAGLLDANAAVTAALGGGTTNPPTGNTLQDGVPVTGLGASTGSELNYTVTVPSGVSSLTVTISGGSGDADLYVRQGSAPTDSTYGCRPYLNGNNETCTFNSPSAGTYYVRLKAYSTFSGVTLTANW, from the coding sequence ATGTCCGAAATTTCGCAACGTGGTTCGCGCCAGCGTCCTTGGCTGGTCGTGCTTGGAGCGTCCGCATTGACTTCGCTGTTGCTGGCGACGCCGGCGTTCGCCGGCGACGTCAACCTCTCCGGCCTGTCCGCCGAGCCCACCGTGCAGCGCTTCATCGTCAAGACCCGCGATGCCGCTCCGGTGGGCGTCGCCAGTGCGTCTGCCGCCACATCGTCGTCGCTGCGCGCGACGCTGCAGTCGGTCGCCGCGGCGATGCCGGCCAAGAACGGCCGCGCGCTGGGGCTCACCAGCCTGCGCCGCCTGGCGGTCGGCCCGGAAGTGATCCAGTCCAACCGGCCGCTCGACCATGCCGAGGCCGAGACCCTGATGCGCCAGCTGGCCGCCGACCCGAACGTCGAGTACGTCGAAGTCGACCAGCGCATGACCATCGCGCTGACCCCGAACGATCCCAGCCTGTCCAACCAGTGGGCCTTCGGCACCACCACCGCGGGCATCAACGTGCGCCCGGCCTGGGACCAGGCCACCGGCACCGGCGTGGTCGTGGCGGTGATCGACACCGGCATCACCAGCCACCCCGACCTCAACGCCAACGTCCTGCCCGGCTACGATTTCATCAGCGTCGCGGCCGACGCGCGCGACGGCAACGGCCGCGACAGCAACCCGGCCGACGAAGGCGACTGGGCCGCGGCCAACGAGTGCTATTCCGGCTCGCCGGCGTCCAATTCCAGCTGGCACGGCACCCACGTGGCCGGCACCATCGCCGCGGTGACCAACAACAGCACCGGCGTGGCCGGTACCGCGTTCAACGCCAAGATCCTGCCGGTGCGCGTGCTCGGCAAGTGCGGCGGCTACACCTCCGACATCGCCGACGCGATCACCTGGGCGTCCGGCGGCACCGTCAGCGGCGTGCCGACCAACACCACCCCGGCCGAAGTGATCAACATGTCGCTGGGCGGCAGCGGCACCTGCTCGACCACCTACCAGAACGCGATCAACGGCGCGGTCAACCGCGGCACCACCGTGGTGGTGGCGGCCGGCAACAGCGCCGCCAACGTCTCCGGCTCGGTGCCGGCCAACTGCGCCAACGTGATCGCGGTGGCCGCGACCACCTCCTCGCGCGCCAAGGCCAGCTACTCGAACTACGGCACCGGCATCGACATCTCCGCGCCGGGTTCGAGCATCCTGTCCACGCTCAACGACGGCACCACCACCCCGGGCAACGCGAGCTACGCGTCCTACAACGGCACCTCGATGGCGACGCCGCACGTGGCCGGCGTGGTCGCGCTGATGCAGTCGGTCGCGCCGACCCCGCTGACCCCGGCGCAGGTGGAGAGCACCATCAAGAGCACCGCGGCCAGCTTCTCCTGCTCGCAGGGCTGCGGCGCCGGCCTGCTCGACGCCAACGCCGCGGTGACCGCCGCGCTCGGCGGCGGCACCACCAACCCGCCGACCGGCAACACGCTGCAGGACGGCGTGCCGGTCACCGGGCTGGGCGCCAGCACCGGCTCGGAGCTGAACTACACCGTGACCGTGCCGTCCGGGGTCAGTTCGCTGACCGTGACCATCTCCGGCGGCAGCGGCGATGCGGACCTGTACGTGCGCCAGGGCAGCGCGCCGACCGACAGCACCTACGGTTGCCGCCCCTACCTCAACGGCAACAACGAGACCTGCACCTTCAACTCGCCCAGCGCCGGCACCTACTACGTGCGGCTCAAGGCGTACAGCACGTTCTCGGGCGTCACCCTGACCGCGAACTGGTGA
- a CDS encoding branched-chain amino acid aminotransferase, whose translation MIPSTTARSAEQRAQILAAPGFGNYFTDHMVAIEWDREQGWHDAQVRAYGPLALDPAASVLHYGQEIFEGIKAYRHADGSIWTFRPEANGKRLQRSAQRLALPELPVELFVESLRQLIAVDAAWVPSAPETSLYFRPFMIANEAFLGVRAAQKAGYYVIASPAGAYFAKGVAPVAIWLSTDYARAAKGGTGAAKCGGNYAASLLPQQQAQAQGCSQVLFLDPVEGKYLEELGGMNVFLVMRDGSLVTPALSGSILEGITRDSILQLARDRGMQVVERQVTIDEWREGVASGAIAEVFACGTAAVVTPIGQLKGKDFAVGDLAAPAGPVTLSLRQELTDIQYGRAADRHGWLVRLG comes from the coding sequence CTGATCCCGTCCACCACCGCGCGCAGCGCCGAGCAGCGTGCGCAGATCCTCGCCGCGCCGGGCTTCGGCAACTATTTCACCGACCACATGGTCGCCATCGAGTGGGACCGCGAGCAGGGCTGGCACGACGCCCAGGTGCGCGCCTACGGCCCGCTGGCGCTGGATCCGGCCGCCTCGGTGCTGCACTACGGCCAGGAGATCTTCGAGGGCATCAAGGCCTACCGGCATGCCGACGGCTCGATCTGGACCTTCCGCCCGGAGGCCAACGGCAAGCGCCTGCAGCGCTCGGCGCAGCGCCTGGCGCTGCCGGAGCTGCCGGTGGAGCTGTTCGTCGAATCGCTGCGCCAGCTGATCGCGGTCGATGCCGCGTGGGTGCCGTCGGCGCCGGAGACCAGCCTGTACTTCCGTCCGTTCATGATCGCCAACGAGGCCTTCCTGGGCGTGCGCGCGGCGCAGAAGGCCGGCTACTACGTCATCGCCAGTCCGGCCGGCGCCTACTTCGCCAAGGGCGTGGCGCCGGTGGCGATCTGGCTGTCCACCGACTACGCGCGTGCGGCCAAGGGGGGCACCGGCGCGGCCAAGTGCGGCGGCAACTACGCCGCCTCCTTGCTGCCGCAGCAGCAGGCGCAGGCGCAGGGCTGCTCGCAGGTGCTGTTCCTGGACCCGGTCGAGGGCAAGTACCTGGAAGAGCTGGGCGGCATGAACGTGTTCCTGGTGATGCGCGACGGCAGCCTGGTCACCCCGGCGCTGTCCGGCAGCATCCTCGAGGGCATCACCCGCGACAGCATTCTGCAGCTGGCGCGCGATCGCGGCATGCAGGTGGTCGAGCGCCAGGTGACCATCGACGAATGGCGCGAAGGCGTGGCCTCCGGCGCGATCGCCGAGGTCTTCGCCTGCGGCACCGCCGCGGTGGTGACCCCGATCGGGCAGTTGAAGGGCAAGGATTTCGCCGTCGGCGACCTGGCCGCGCCGGCCGGCCCGGTGACCCTGTCGCTGCGTCAGGAACTGACCGACATCCAGTACGGCCGCGCGGCCGACCGCCACGGCTGGCTGGTGCGGTTGGGCTGA
- the sufT gene encoding putative Fe-S cluster assembly protein SufT has protein sequence MYSRSSEPVQFERDCAAVMVPQGDAVTLPAGSYGYITQALGGSYTVFVEGNLFRIAGKDGDAIGKEPPPGLDLPEDASDEQVEALIWQQLRTCFDPEIPFNIVDLGLVYEVGVQHRDDGQRTVEVKMTLTAPGCGMGEILVDDVRSKLELIPTIAEADVELVFDPPWGRHMMSEAARLETGML, from the coding sequence ATGTACTCACGCAGCAGCGAACCTGTCCAATTCGAACGCGATTGCGCGGCGGTGATGGTGCCGCAGGGCGACGCGGTGACCCTGCCGGCCGGCAGCTACGGCTACATCACCCAGGCGCTGGGCGGCAGCTATACGGTGTTCGTGGAGGGCAACCTGTTCCGCATCGCCGGCAAGGACGGCGACGCGATCGGCAAGGAGCCGCCGCCGGGCCTGGACCTGCCCGAGGACGCCAGCGACGAGCAGGTCGAGGCGCTGATCTGGCAGCAGCTGCGCACCTGCTTCGATCCGGAGATCCCGTTCAACATCGTCGACCTGGGCCTGGTCTACGAAGTCGGCGTGCAGCATCGCGACGACGGCCAGCGCACGGTCGAGGTGAAGATGACGCTGACCGCGCCGGGCTGCGGCATGGGCGAGATCCTGGTCGACGACGTGCGCAGCAAGCTGGAGCTGATCCCGACCATCGCCGAGGCCGATGTCGAGCTGGTGTTCGATCCGCCGTGGGGCCGGCATATGATGTCCGAGGCCGCGCGCCTGGAAACCGGCATGCTCTGA
- a CDS encoding NAD(P)(+) transhydrogenase (Re/Si-specific) subunit beta: MSTADALSWLVKASYLVAATLFLLGLQRMASPKTARSGIHWAGFGMLLATAATFLLPGLHNLTLILLAIVIGTGAAWISAKKVAITDMPQMVALYNGMGGGSAAAIGAVELLRFSFLAHRDTSHWSDSAIAALAARQPDATTLALAIVGSAIGAVSLSGSVIAWAKLDGRLDKRVTFPGQQAFNLLVFVAMLGLGAWAAIGLSPVAIVAFFAVALALGVLMTLPIGGADMPVVISLYNAFTGLAVAFEGYVLGNEALIIAGMMVGAAGILLTRLMAKAMNRPISGVLFSNFGGGGQAQEISGAQKPIEAGDVAAMMAYAERVVIVPGYGMAVAQAQHKIWELAQRLIERGVKVKFAIHPVAGRMPGHMNVLLAEAGVPYDLIADMDDINPEFPSTDVSLVIGANDVVNPVAKTDPASPIYGMPILDVVNSRNVIVIKRGKGTGFAGIENALFYADNTRMLYGDGAEAAGALVSELKALDGGH; the protein is encoded by the coding sequence ATGAGCACCGCCGACGCCCTGTCCTGGCTGGTGAAGGCCAGCTACCTGGTGGCCGCCACCTTGTTCCTGCTCGGCCTGCAGCGCATGGCCTCGCCCAAGACCGCGCGCAGCGGCATCCACTGGGCCGGGTTCGGCATGTTGCTGGCCACCGCGGCGACGTTCCTGCTGCCCGGCCTGCACAACCTGACCCTGATCCTGCTGGCGATCGTGATCGGTACCGGCGCGGCCTGGATCTCGGCCAAGAAGGTCGCCATCACCGACATGCCGCAGATGGTCGCGCTGTACAACGGCATGGGCGGCGGCTCGGCCGCGGCGATCGGCGCGGTGGAGCTGCTGCGCTTCTCGTTCCTGGCGCACCGCGACACCTCGCACTGGAGCGACAGCGCGATCGCCGCGCTGGCCGCGCGCCAGCCCGACGCGACCACGCTGGCGCTGGCCATCGTCGGCTCGGCGATCGGCGCGGTCTCGCTGTCCGGCTCGGTCATCGCCTGGGCCAAGCTCGACGGGCGGCTGGACAAGCGCGTCACCTTCCCCGGGCAGCAGGCGTTCAACCTGCTGGTGTTCGTGGCGATGCTGGGCCTGGGCGCCTGGGCCGCGATCGGCCTCAGCCCGGTGGCGATCGTGGCCTTCTTCGCGGTGGCGCTGGCGCTGGGCGTGCTGATGACGCTGCCGATCGGCGGTGCCGACATGCCGGTGGTGATCTCGCTGTACAACGCCTTCACCGGCCTGGCGGTGGCCTTCGAGGGCTACGTGCTGGGCAACGAGGCGCTGATCATCGCCGGCATGATGGTCGGCGCGGCCGGCATCCTGCTGACCCGGCTGATGGCCAAGGCGATGAACCGGCCGATCAGCGGCGTGCTGTTCTCCAACTTCGGCGGCGGCGGCCAGGCGCAGGAGATCAGCGGCGCACAGAAGCCGATCGAGGCCGGCGACGTGGCGGCGATGATGGCCTACGCCGAGCGCGTGGTGATCGTGCCCGGCTACGGCATGGCGGTGGCGCAGGCGCAGCACAAGATCTGGGAGCTGGCGCAGCGGCTGATCGAGCGCGGGGTCAAGGTCAAGTTCGCGATCCACCCGGTGGCCGGGCGCATGCCCGGGCACATGAACGTGCTGCTGGCCGAGGCCGGTGTGCCCTACGACCTGATCGCCGACATGGACGACATCAATCCCGAGTTCCCCAGCACCGACGTGTCGCTGGTGATCGGCGCCAACGACGTGGTCAACCCGGTCGCCAAGACCGATCCGGCCAGCCCGATCTACGGCATGCCGATCCTGGACGTGGTCAATTCCAGGAACGTCATCGTGATCAAGCGCGGCAAGGGCACCGGTTTCGCCGGCATCGAGAACGCGCTGTTCTACGCCGACAACACGCGCATGCTGTACGGCGACGGCGCCGAGGCGGCCGGCGCGCTGGTCAGCGAACTCAAGGCGCTCGACGGCGGGCATTGA
- a CDS encoding NAD(P) transhydrogenase subunit alpha — translation MSDGFVALYIFMLAAIAGHVIISRVPVILHTPLMSGSNFIHGIVLIGAMVVLGHADTTLEKAVGFLAVLLGAGNAAGGYVVTERMLEMFKSSKKPGDSP, via the coding sequence ATGAGCGACGGTTTCGTGGCCTTGTACATCTTCATGCTGGCGGCCATCGCCGGGCATGTGATCATCTCGCGGGTGCCGGTGATCCTGCACACCCCGCTGATGTCCGGTTCCAACTTCATCCACGGCATCGTGCTGATCGGCGCGATGGTGGTGCTCGGCCACGCCGACACCACGCTGGAGAAGGCGGTCGGCTTCCTCGCGGTGCTGCTCGGCGCCGGCAACGCCGCCGGCGGTTACGTGGTCACCGAGCGCATGCTGGAAATGTTCAAGAGTTCCAAGAAGCCCGGGGACTCGCCATGA
- a CDS encoding RNA polymerase sigma factor has protein sequence MLVSTPALDPPSTDADRDDAPRPLPVSLDAFLAEIGPRAFRFAEAGLRQREDALDAVQDAMIKLLAYRERPAQEWTPLFWSILRRRIIDLQRRRGFRLRFWAPASERSEDSQPDWADDGPSPAQRHEQRQTHARLVAALRALPARQREAFTLRVLEELDVATTARAMGCSEGSVKTHLSRARDALQKHLEDVR, from the coding sequence GTGCTGGTGAGCACGCCCGCCCTCGACCCCCCATCGACCGACGCCGACCGCGACGACGCCCCGCGCCCGCTGCCGGTATCGCTAGACGCGTTCCTGGCGGAGATCGGCCCGCGCGCGTTCCGCTTCGCCGAAGCCGGCCTGCGCCAGCGCGAGGATGCGCTGGATGCGGTGCAGGACGCGATGATCAAGCTGCTCGCCTACCGCGAGCGGCCGGCGCAGGAATGGACGCCGCTGTTCTGGAGCATCCTGCGCCGGCGCATCATCGACCTGCAGCGCCGCCGCGGCTTCCGCCTGCGCTTCTGGGCGCCGGCCAGCGAACGCAGCGAGGACAGCCAGCCGGACTGGGCCGACGACGGCCCCAGCCCGGCGCAGCGCCACGAGCAGCGGCAGACCCATGCGCGGCTGGTGGCGGCATTGCGCGCGCTGCCGGCGCGGCAGCGCGAAGCCTTCACCCTGCGCGTGCTCGAGGAGCTGGACGTGGCCACCACCGCACGCGCGATGGGCTGCTCCGAAGGCTCGGTCAAGACCCACCTGTCGCGCGCGCGCGACGCGTTGCAGAAACATCTGGAGGACGTGCGGTGA
- a CDS encoding DUF3106 domain-containing protein encodes MNRLIRMSLALALLAGTAPLAAFAAPPPPPPESDADAGPPLPDWEHLSAQQRELLIAPMRQRWNDAPQQRRRMFEHAQRWQSMTPDQRERARKGARRYENMSPQQREEARVLFERMRALPPDQRKALRDRWEAMTPQQRDAWIKANAGADTRPSPDSR; translated from the coding sequence ATGAACCGCCTGATCCGCATGTCCCTGGCGCTGGCCTTGCTGGCCGGCACCGCCCCGCTGGCGGCCTTCGCCGCGCCGCCACCGCCACCGCCGGAGAGCGACGCCGATGCGGGTCCGCCGCTGCCGGACTGGGAGCACCTGAGCGCGCAGCAGCGCGAGCTGCTGATCGCACCGATGCGCCAGCGCTGGAACGATGCGCCGCAGCAGCGGCGCAGGATGTTCGAGCACGCGCAGCGCTGGCAGAGCATGACCCCCGATCAGCGCGAACGCGCGCGCAAGGGCGCACGCCGCTACGAGAACATGAGCCCGCAACAGCGCGAAGAAGCGCGCGTGCTGTTCGAACGCATGCGCGCCTTGCCGCCGGATCAGCGCAAGGCGCTGCGCGATCGCTGGGAAGCGATGACCCCGCAGCAGCGCGACGCCTGGATCAAGGCCAACGCCGGCGCGGACACCCGGCCTTCGCCTGATTCCAGGTGA
- a CDS encoding NAD(P) transhydrogenase subunit alpha encodes MAVQVLVVKESAQGERRVAATPETVKKLGTLGAQVHVEPGAGVSAGFVDAAYLAAGAQLADAATPAQADLVLCVQPLPVAALSQLKPAAGVVGILQPQADPARAEAMQARQLVAFPLERLPRTTRAQAMDVLSSQAGMAGYKATLIAAQLAPRFFPMLTTAAGTIRPSKVLIVGAGVAGLQAIATAKRLGAQVEGFDVRPETREQIESLGGKFLDLGVSAAGEGGYARQLTDEERAEQQRRLADHLKGIDVVVCTAAVPGRPAPKILSAAMVEGMKPGSVVVDLAAETGGNCELTRPGETIEHGGVVVAGPLDLASMGAVHASEMYARNVYNFVALFLKDGAIAYDWDDELLAKTRWTG; translated from the coding sequence ATGGCAGTGCAGGTGCTGGTGGTGAAGGAATCGGCGCAGGGCGAACGCCGCGTGGCGGCGACGCCGGAGACGGTGAAGAAGCTCGGTACGCTCGGCGCGCAGGTGCACGTCGAACCCGGCGCCGGGGTCTCGGCCGGTTTCGTCGATGCGGCCTATCTGGCGGCCGGCGCGCAGCTCGCCGATGCCGCGACCCCGGCGCAGGCCGACCTGGTGCTGTGCGTGCAACCGCTGCCGGTCGCCGCGCTGAGCCAGCTCAAGCCCGCCGCCGGCGTGGTCGGGATCCTGCAGCCGCAGGCCGACCCGGCGCGCGCCGAGGCGATGCAGGCGCGGCAGCTGGTCGCGTTCCCGCTGGAACGGCTGCCGCGCACGACGCGCGCCCAGGCCATGGACGTGCTCAGTTCGCAGGCCGGCATGGCCGGCTACAAGGCCACGCTGATCGCCGCGCAGCTGGCGCCGCGCTTCTTCCCGATGCTGACCACCGCCGCCGGCACCATCCGTCCGTCCAAGGTGCTGATCGTCGGCGCCGGCGTCGCCGGCCTGCAGGCCATCGCCACCGCCAAGCGCCTGGGCGCGCAGGTCGAGGGCTTCGACGTGCGCCCGGAGACGCGCGAGCAGATCGAGTCGCTGGGCGGCAAGTTCCTCGACCTGGGCGTCAGCGCCGCGGGCGAGGGCGGCTACGCGCGGCAACTGACCGACGAGGAGCGCGCCGAGCAGCAGCGGCGCCTGGCCGATCACCTGAAGGGCATCGACGTGGTGGTGTGCACCGCGGCGGTGCCGGGGCGGCCGGCACCGAAGATCCTCAGCGCGGCGATGGTCGAGGGCATGAAGCCGGGCAGCGTGGTGGTGGACCTGGCCGCCGAGACCGGCGGCAACTGCGAACTGACCCGCCCCGGCGAGACCATCGAGCACGGCGGCGTGGTCGTCGCCGGCCCGCTCGACCTGGCCAGCATGGGCGCGGTGCACGCCAGCGAGATGTATGCGCGCAACGTCTACAACTTCGTCGCGCTGTTCCTCAAGGACGGCGCGATCGCCTACGACTGGGACGACGAGCTGCTGGCCAAGACGCGCTGGACGGGCTGA